One stretch of Mycteria americana isolate JAX WOST 10 ecotype Jacksonville Zoo and Gardens chromosome 16, USCA_MyAme_1.0, whole genome shotgun sequence DNA includes these proteins:
- the FBXW10B gene encoding LOW QUALITY PROTEIN: F-box and WD repeat domain containing protein 10B (The sequence of the model RefSeq protein was modified relative to this genomic sequence to represent the inferred CDS: inserted 1 base in 1 codon; substituted 1 base at 1 genomic stop codon), which translates to MQRTTHVLCPXSXQDVTVVPASLQSPSNVNQSKDFIHCLPPHLSMYILGLLDQKSLNACAAVSRCWAFLAKEVKRERMCQSVVHEKILYLQGLCPRGAVSNYAKTVDVTIPQLNEEGDVIEVKGHNWGSKPYFSFHQEEEDHLQAAYHDLQTDTIQLEERNVFCGSYNIRVLTDQSDQSRIMHYSGGNLVAIGSADRKVRLLGMSGMKEVPPLLSGHAGSIKALFLNEKKGFVLSASFDLSIRCWNIYSGACVKIFNGHCRTITCLDLHEEQFVSGARDGMVKVWNLESGKCLKTLKHNSAVWVVKMDGTRVVSGCERGLVKVWCADTGTLIKTLEGHQGPVKCLSFDQWHLVTGSTDGYALGWSMLGNLKRCLIAFRHPKEVLSLEFLYLRVISGCADGKIRIFNYLTGSCLKVLMANSRGDPISSFCVAENRMVINSPTSLLMFQFEDVRWDYTLDADREMVGKKKQHNGTSSGTPLHLQRTKPHDLSQMHRLALETQALCYEPMKSAACQKQQHFLKIEKTFRIQAEQQKKLFIPGRKQPLAFASEKPARAHSARILADTGSKSEHGPSLYAPAHPDRAEDTLQHEKRRGPGCPMSPDKFLLTVSVLQNACKAAPVSSRIKHTAKVGEHQQHHPEKVQIYKTPLQHKKDRAVQLQRVRLHSDSLTMKRISIPFETKMLQLKLKNSLHGPTVNSSIPAPSVVRPKSCCGWLREKKAHSGHGKALPLTEDGVQLIDPFTASCELIKSTRVMIAQMKNEAVSRRKKPFCPYAVDPSCSDSGFTLLTGKQKEVYEAATVAQYQAHQRKLTEDEQRACKKAWLRKIKGLPVDSFTGEGKIAAPELGLNTFI; encoded by the exons ATGCAGAGGACAACTCACGTATTATGTCCTTAGT ATCAAGATGTCACCGTGGTTCCTGCATCTCTCCAGTCACCCTCTAATGTCAACCAATCCAAGGACTTCATTCACTGCCTGCCACCTCACCTGTCCATGTACATCCTGG GGCTTCTGGATCAAAAATCCCTCAATGCATGTGCTGCCGTGAGTAGATGCTGGGCTTTTCTGGCCAAAGAAGTCAAGAGGGAACGTATGTGTCAAAGCGTAGTACATGAGAAGATCCTGTATTTGCAG GGCTTGTGCCCTAGAGGAGCGGTTTCAAACTATGCTAAAACAGTTGATGTGACAATTCCGCAGCTAAATGAAGAGGGAGATGTCATCGAAGTGAAAGGCCACAACTGGGGAAGTAAA ccttatttctctttccatcagGAGGAGGAAGACCATCTACAGGCAGCCTATCATGATCTGCAAACGGACACGATTCAGTTGGAAGAGAGAAATGTCTTCTGTGGCTCCTACAACATTCGTGTCCTCACAGACCA ATCAGACCAAAGCAGAATAATGCATTACAGTGGTGGAAACTTGGTAGCCATTGGCTCTGCAGACCGAAAAGTGAGGCTTCTTGGTATGTCGGGAATGAAAGAAGTGCCTCCTCTGCTTTCCGGCCATGCCGGGAGCATCAAAGCACTGTTCCTCAATGAGAAGAAAGGGTTCGTTCTCAGTGCAAGCTTTGATCTCAGCATCAG ATGCTGGAATATATACAGTGGTGCTTGTGTGAAAATCTTTAATGGTCACTGTAGGACAATCACCTGCTTGGATTTACACGAAGAGCAGTTTGTGTCAGGAGCCAGAGATGGGATGGTGAAAG TGTGGAACCTGGAGAGTGGGAAATGTCTCAAGACTCTGAAGCACAACAGTGCCGTGTGGGTAGTTAAAATGGATGGCACCCGTGTTGTCAGTGGGTGTGAGCGAGGGCTGGTGAAAGTCTGGTGTGCTGATACAGGCACTCTGATCAAA ACACTAGAGGGGCACCAAGGCCCAGTTAAGTGCTTGTCTTTCGATCAGTGGCACCTCGTCACAGGAAGCACAGATGGATACGCCCTGGGATGGAGCATGTTGGGAAACCTCAAGAGATGCCTAATAGCTTTCCGCCACCCTAA GGAAGTTCTGTCTCTGGAGTTCCTCTATCTCAGAGTCATCAGCGGCTGTGCTGACGGGAAGATTCGTATATTTAACTACCTGACTGGAAGCTGCCTGAAAGTGCTGATGGCCAACAGCAGAGGGGACCCCATATCTTCTTTCTGTGTTGCAGAAAACAG gatGGTGATCAATTCACCAACTAGTCTGCTGATGTTCCAGTTTGAGGATGTCAGGTGGGACTATACCTTAGATGCTGACCGAGAGatggtggggaagaaaaaacagcacaaCGGGACTTCAAGCGGAACACCGCTTCACCTTCAGCGAACAAAACCCCACGACCTCAGCCAGATGCATCGACTTGCTCTGGAGACACA agcTCTCTGCTATGAACCGATGAAATCAGCAGCTTgccagaaacagcagcattttctcaaGATTGAAAAGACTTTCCGTATtcaggcagagcagcagaaaaagcttttcattcCTGGCCGCAAACAACCCCTTGCCTTTGCCTCAGAAAAGCCAGCGAGAGCACATTCTGCAAGAATCCTAGCAGATACTG GTAGCAAATCTGAGCATGGCCCTTCTCTCTATGCACCTGCACATCCTGATAGGGCAGAAGACACTTTGCAGCATGAAAAGAGAAGAGGTCCAGGTTGTCCAATGTCCCCTGACAAGTTCCTCTTAACTGTCAGCGTGCTGCAGAATGCCTGCAAGGCAGCCCCAGTCAGCTCCAGAATTAAACACACCGCGAAAGTTGGGGAACATCAGCAACACCACCCTGAAAAGGTACAAATATACAAAACCCCTCTGCAGCACAAAAAGGATCGGGCAGTCCAGCTCCAACGTGTGAGATTGCACAGTGATTCTCTGACTATGAAAAGAATTTCTATACCCTTTGAAACCAAAATGCTGCAGCTCAAGCTGAAAAACTCTTTGCACGGACCCACTGTGAAttcctccatccctgctccctcCGTTGTACGTCCCAAGAGTTGTTGTGGTTGGCTGCGAGAAAAGAAAGCTCACAGTGGTCACGGTAAAGCTCTTCCTCTCACCGAAGATGGGGTTCAGCTTATCGATCCCTTTACGGCTTCTTGTGAACTGATCAAATCAACACGTGTGATGATTGCACAAATGAAAAACGAAGCCGTTTCCaggagaaaaaagcctttttgtcCGTACGCTGTAGACCCTTCCTGCAGTGACAGTGGGTTCACTCTTCTgacaggaaaacagaaggagGTGTATGAGGCAGCTACCGTAGCTCAGTATCAGGCACACCAGAGAAAGCTCACAGAAGATGAGCAGAGAGCATGCAAGAAGGCCTGGTTAAGGAAAATTAAAGGCCTACCCGTAGACTCTTTTACTGGGGAGGGGAAAATAGCTGCTCCTGAACTTGGGCTTAATACATTTATCTGA